The following proteins are co-located in the Bremerella cremea genome:
- the infC gene encoding translation initiation factor IF-3, with amino-acid sequence MSRDRDRDQNRDQTRINEKIRVSPIRVIAADGEQLGVLPTDEAMSIAREAGLDLVVVAPAAKPPVCRIMDYGKYKYQQSKKQHKNQSHHTKTKEIRLRPKTGDHDIEFKVKQAIGFLKHKDKVQISIQFKGREMAHVEEGHRVMAQVIELLSEVGKPESPPKQMGRRIMATVSPKAG; translated from the coding sequence ATGTCTCGCGATCGCGATCGCGACCAGAATCGCGACCAAACTCGAATCAACGAGAAAATTCGTGTGTCCCCGATTCGAGTCATTGCTGCCGACGGAGAACAATTAGGCGTTCTGCCTACCGATGAAGCCATGTCAATTGCCCGAGAAGCCGGACTGGATCTCGTGGTGGTCGCGCCTGCAGCTAAGCCGCCGGTGTGCCGAATCATGGACTACGGCAAGTACAAGTACCAACAAAGCAAGAAGCAACACAAAAACCAGTCGCATCACACCAAGACGAAAGAAATTCGTCTGCGACCCAAAACCGGCGACCACGACATCGAATTCAAGGTCAAGCAAGCCATCGGATTTCTGAAACACAAAGATAAAGTTCAGATTTCCATCCAGTTCAAAGGGCGCGAAATGGCCCACGTCGAGGAAGGACACCGCGTCATGGCCCAGGTCATTGAACTGCTGTCTGAAGTCGGCAAGCCGGAATCACCGCCTAAACAAATGGGACGCCGCATCATGGCGACCGTTTCCCCCAAGGCAGGCTAA